One genomic region from Lycorma delicatula isolate Av1 chromosome 1, ASM4794821v1, whole genome shotgun sequence encodes:
- the LOC142317386 gene encoding peroxidasin homolog isoform X4, producing the protein MIQSQKKINCYNIQVTNHLFQEPRQHFGKDLATINIVRAREHGVPSFYKYRQLCGLDLMNDWIDMIPNFQNSTINHYLDLYSHPEDIDLWSAGVAEVPEKGSMVGPTFTCIIGKTFRDLKRGDRFWYENRGWPSSFTPEQLAEIRKIRLSRLLCDGGDNIQTLQLKAMEIPDYEEHLYIYLQLSQTAI; encoded by the exons ATGATTCAGTCACAGAAGAA AATAAACTGTTACAATATTCAGGTAACAAACCATTTGTTTCAAGAACCAAGGCAACATTTTGGGAAAGATCTTGCAACAATCAACATTGTGAGAGCAAGGGAACATGGAGTGCCAAGCTTCTATAAATATCGTCAGTTATGTGGATTAGACTTAATGAATGATTGGATCGACATGATTCCTAATTTTCAAAACTCTACTATCAACCACTATTTAGATCTTTACAG ccaTCCAGAAGATATTGATCTGTGGTCAGCTGGTGTAGCAGAGGTTCCTGAAAAGGGGAGCATGGTGGGACCAACTTTCACTTGTATAATAGGAAAAACATTTCGTGATTTAAAAAGGGGTGATAGATTTTGGTATGAAAATAGAGGATGGCCAAGTTCCTTCACACCAG agCAACTTGCAGAAATACGTAAGATACGATTGTCAAGACTTCTTTGTGATGGAGGTGATAATATACAGACATTacaactgaaagcaatggaaataCCTGATTATGAAGA
- the LOC142317386 gene encoding peroxidasin homolog isoform X3: MLQQPYDLYQPGLTDEYIIGMSDQLAQAMNDSVTEEVTNHLFQEPRQHFGKDLATINIVRAREHGVPSFYKYRQLCGLDLMNDWIDMIPNFQNSTINHYLDLYSHPEDIDLWSAGVAEVPEKGSMVGPTFTCIIGKTFRDLKRGDRFWYENRGWPSSFTPEQLAEIRKIRLSRLLCDGGDNIQTLQLKAMEIPDYEEHLYIYLQLSQTAI, from the exons ATGTTGCAGCAGCCATACGACTTATACCAACCAGGTCTAACTGATGAATATATTATTGGAATGTCAGATCAGTTAGCACAAGCAATGAATGATTCAGTCACAGAAGAA GTAACAAACCATTTGTTTCAAGAACCAAGGCAACATTTTGGGAAAGATCTTGCAACAATCAACATTGTGAGAGCAAGGGAACATGGAGTGCCAAGCTTCTATAAATATCGTCAGTTATGTGGATTAGACTTAATGAATGATTGGATCGACATGATTCCTAATTTTCAAAACTCTACTATCAACCACTATTTAGATCTTTACAG ccaTCCAGAAGATATTGATCTGTGGTCAGCTGGTGTAGCAGAGGTTCCTGAAAAGGGGAGCATGGTGGGACCAACTTTCACTTGTATAATAGGAAAAACATTTCGTGATTTAAAAAGGGGTGATAGATTTTGGTATGAAAATAGAGGATGGCCAAGTTCCTTCACACCAG agCAACTTGCAGAAATACGTAAGATACGATTGTCAAGACTTCTTTGTGATGGAGGTGATAATATACAGACATTacaactgaaagcaatggaaataCCTGATTATGAAGA
- the LOC142317386 gene encoding peroxidasin homolog isoform X1, translated as MLPISFCQSETIFFQAHLIDLKTDTSAGCRICMALGSNENYIVFYRALQLHNWKGERRLSEMLQQPYDLYQPGLTDEYIIGMSDQLAQAMNDSVTEEVTNHLFQEPRQHFGKDLATINIVRAREHGVPSFYKYRQLCGLDLMNDWIDMIPNFQNSTINHYLDLYSHPEDIDLWSAGVAEVPEKGSMVGPTFTCIIGKTFRDLKRGDRFWYENRGWPSSFTPEQLAEIRKIRLSRLLCDGGDNIQTLQLKAMEIPDYEEHLYIYLQLSQTAI; from the exons ATGCTCCCAATCTCTTTCTGCCAGTCAGAAACAATCTTTTTCCAAGCACATTTAATAGATTTGAAAACAGACACATCTGCTGGTTGCAGAATATGCATGGCATTGGGGAGCAATGAAAATTATATCGTTTTTTACAGAGCATTGCAACTTCATAACTggaaag GCGAGCGTCGTTTGAGCGAAATGTTGCAGCAGCCATACGACTTATACCAACCAGGTCTAACTGATGAATATATTATTGGAATGTCAGATCAGTTAGCACAAGCAATGAATGATTCAGTCACAGAAGAA GTAACAAACCATTTGTTTCAAGAACCAAGGCAACATTTTGGGAAAGATCTTGCAACAATCAACATTGTGAGAGCAAGGGAACATGGAGTGCCAAGCTTCTATAAATATCGTCAGTTATGTGGATTAGACTTAATGAATGATTGGATCGACATGATTCCTAATTTTCAAAACTCTACTATCAACCACTATTTAGATCTTTACAG ccaTCCAGAAGATATTGATCTGTGGTCAGCTGGTGTAGCAGAGGTTCCTGAAAAGGGGAGCATGGTGGGACCAACTTTCACTTGTATAATAGGAAAAACATTTCGTGATTTAAAAAGGGGTGATAGATTTTGGTATGAAAATAGAGGATGGCCAAGTTCCTTCACACCAG agCAACTTGCAGAAATACGTAAGATACGATTGTCAAGACTTCTTTGTGATGGAGGTGATAATATACAGACATTacaactgaaagcaatggaaataCCTGATTATGAAGA